In Deinococcus maricopensis DSM 21211, one genomic interval encodes:
- a CDS encoding ribulokinase, which yields MTDRYAVGVDFGSESGRAVIVRTHDGTIVGEAVTPYAHAVMDHHLPTGERLGHAWALQHPQDYLDVLQQAVPAALNASGVHPDQVIGLGIDFTACTMLPTRADGTPLCFLPEYARRPHAWVKLWKHHAAQPQADRINALAETRGEPWLARYGGKQSSEWFFAKALQILEEDPSTYAASDRLLEAADWVVWQLTGVETRNACTAGYKAIHQDGQFPTTDFFAALHPDFADIVQTRMSITLAPLGAQAGTLTAQAATWTGLNPGTPVAVANVDAHVAVPAAGVTEPGRMVAIMGTSTCHMLLGEHLRDVPGMCGVVPDGIIPGLYGYEAGQSGVGDLFAWFVKHGVPPEYHEQARREGLSLHALLEREAATQHPGAHGLIALDWLNGNRSVLVDAHLSGLILGLTLHTRAPDIYRALIEATAYGTRLIIETFEASGVPVHELVIAGGLKRNRLLMQIYADVTGRPLSLLDVEQGPALGSAMHAAVAGGAHPDIFAAARAMGKVQTRAYTPIPEHQRVYDRLYAEYRTLHDHFGRGANDVMHRLLALKEAAMPGADTLERAVAEVSA from the coding sequence ATGACTGACCGCTACGCCGTCGGCGTCGACTTCGGCAGCGAATCCGGCCGCGCCGTCATCGTCCGCACCCACGACGGCACCATCGTCGGCGAAGCCGTCACCCCCTACGCCCACGCCGTCATGGACCACCACCTCCCCACCGGCGAACGCCTCGGCCACGCCTGGGCCCTCCAACACCCCCAGGACTACCTCGACGTCCTCCAACAGGCCGTCCCCGCCGCCCTCAACGCCAGCGGCGTCCACCCCGACCAGGTGATCGGCCTCGGCATCGACTTCACCGCCTGCACCATGCTCCCCACCCGCGCCGACGGCACGCCCCTGTGCTTCTTGCCCGAGTATGCGCGCCGCCCGCACGCCTGGGTAAAACTCTGGAAGCACCACGCCGCGCAACCCCAGGCCGACCGCATCAACGCCCTCGCCGAAACGCGCGGCGAACCCTGGCTCGCCCGCTACGGCGGCAAGCAGTCCAGCGAATGGTTCTTCGCCAAGGCCCTCCAGATCCTCGAAGAAGACCCCAGCACGTACGCCGCCAGCGACCGCCTCCTCGAAGCGGCCGACTGGGTCGTGTGGCAGCTCACCGGCGTGGAAACCCGCAACGCCTGCACCGCCGGGTACAAAGCCATCCACCAGGACGGCCAGTTCCCCACCACTGACTTCTTCGCGGCCCTGCACCCCGACTTCGCGGACATCGTCCAGACCCGCATGAGCATCACCCTCGCGCCCCTCGGCGCCCAGGCCGGCACGCTCACCGCGCAGGCCGCCACCTGGACCGGCCTGAACCCCGGCACGCCCGTCGCCGTCGCCAACGTCGACGCGCACGTCGCCGTGCCCGCCGCCGGCGTCACCGAACCCGGCCGCATGGTCGCCATCATGGGCACCAGCACCTGCCACATGCTCCTCGGCGAGCACCTCCGCGACGTCCCCGGCATGTGCGGCGTCGTCCCGGACGGCATCATCCCCGGCCTGTACGGCTACGAAGCCGGCCAGAGCGGCGTCGGCGACCTCTTCGCGTGGTTCGTGAAGCACGGCGTGCCTCCCGAATACCACGAGCAGGCGCGCCGCGAAGGCCTCAGCCTCCACGCCCTGCTCGAACGCGAAGCGGCCACCCAGCACCCCGGCGCGCACGGCCTGATCGCCCTCGACTGGCTCAACGGCAACCGCAGCGTCCTCGTGGACGCGCACCTCAGCGGCCTGATCCTCGGCCTCACCCTCCACACCCGCGCGCCCGACATCTACCGCGCCCTCATCGAAGCGACCGCGTACGGCACGCGCCTCATCATCGAAACCTTCGAGGCCAGCGGCGTGCCCGTGCACGAACTCGTCATCGCCGGCGGCCTGAAACGCAACCGCCTGCTCATGCAGATCTACGCCGACGTCACCGGCCGGCCACTCAGCCTGCTCGACGTCGAGCAGGGCCCCGCGCTCGGCAGCGCCATGCACGCCGCCGTGGCGGGCGGCGCGCACCCCGACATCTTCGCGGCCGCCCGCGCCATGGGGAAAGTCCAGACCCGCGCGTACACGCCGATCCCCGAGCACCAACGCGTCTACGACCGCCTGTACGCCGAGTACCGCACCCTCCACGACCACTTCGGGCGCGGCGCGAACGACGTCATGCACCGCCTCCTCGCCCTCAAGGAAGCCGCCATGCCCGGTGCCGACACCCTGGAGCGCGCCGTTGCGGAGGTGAGCGCAT